Proteins from one Ahaetulla prasina isolate Xishuangbanna chromosome 2, ASM2864084v1, whole genome shotgun sequence genomic window:
- the LOC131193264 gene encoding C-type lectin domain family 5 member A-like gives MNWQQVAPGVILLLVKLTGTSLFFVFFPQIFPKGNITSISAKNSSVWSPSPEQTSSLSPLYPTTVRIPLKQPRWERFRGHDYLFSEEKAMWLISQFDCKLIWKSDLVIISDTKELEFIINKTAMANYFIGLTYSESTKKWEWIDHKEHNVNLFPIKATVDKDCAAIGADVSPVSCYDEYNWICEKTYS, from the exons ATGAATTGGCAGCAAGTAGCTCCTGGAGTCATCCTTTTACTAGTCAAGCTCACAGGGACAtctctattttttgtttttt TTCCACAGATCTTTCCCAAGGGGAACATCACTTCTATCTCTGCAAAAAATTCTTCAG TGTGGTCCCCTTCTCCTGAGCAgacctcttccctctctcccttgtaTCCTACTACAG TGAGAATTCCTTTGAAGCAACCAAGGTGGGAACGATTCAGAGGGCATGATTACTTGTTTTCTGAAGAGAAAGCTATGTGGCTGATCAGCCAATTTGATTGCAAATTGATTTGGAAATCAGACCTTGTGATCATCAGTGACACAAAAGAACTG GAATTCATTATTAACAAAACAGCAATGGCTAATTATTTCATTGGACTCACCTATTCAGAATCAACAAAAAAATGGGAGTGGATTGATCACAAAGAGCACAACGTGAACCT CTTTCCAATTAAAGCAACAGTGGACAAAGACTGTGCTGCTATCGGGGCAGATGTGAGTCCAGTATCGTGTTATGATGAATACAATTGGATTTGTGAGAAGACCTATAGTTAA
- the LOC131193194 gene encoding C-type lectin domain family 5 member A-like, protein MHWKLVVTLVPTLTIKLTGSFLFFQYFSQIFLEVPKITSPGKTSCPLRWTLYEGKCYYFSTLLKTWDESQKECVSLNSHLAIISSKAELAFLNSRTQNADYFVGLRRRNSNGEWKWIDNTKFDPGIFNVQDKTNDCAAIGLNSTVSRSCSELNRFICVEKV, encoded by the exons ATGCATTGGAAACTCGTGGTTACACTAGTGCCGACTTTGACTATTAAGCTAACAGGCAGTTTTCTGTTCTTTCAATATT TTTCACAGATCTTCTTAGAAGTCCCCAAAATCACCTCACCAGGAAAAACCA GCTGCCCCTTAAGGTGGACTCTGTATGAAGGAAAGTGCTATTACTTTTCTACGCTGCTAAAAACATGGGATGAAAGCCAAAAAGAATGTGTCTCGTTAAATTCTCATCTTGCCATTATCAGCAGCAAAGCAGAACTG GCATTCCTGAACAGCAGAACACAAAATGCAGATTACTTCGTTGGCCTGAGACGGAGAAATTCCAATGGAGAGTGGAAGTGGATTGACAACACAAAGTTTGACCCCGGCAT ATTTAATGTTCAAGATAAAACAAACGACTGTGCTGCAATTGGATTAAATTCCACCGTCTCGAGATCTTGCTCTGAATTGAACCGCTTCATTTGTgtggagaaggtataa